Genomic segment of Streptosporangium sp. NBC_01755:
CCCGAGGAGGGCGAGCTGCGGCCACAGCTTCTGGACCGGTTCGGGCTGACCGTCGAGGTGCGGGCGTCCAGGAATCCGGACGAGCGGGCCGAGGTCGTACGGCGCCGCCTGGCCTTCGACGCCGATCCCGCCGGGTTCGCCGCCGGGTGGGCGGGACAGGAGGCGGACCTGGCACGGCGGATCGCCGAGGCCAGGGAGCGGGTCCCGAAGGTCGTGCTGCCCGACGCCCGGCTGCGCCAGATCGCGGCGGTGTGCGCGGCCTTCGAGGTGGACGGGCTCAGGGCCGATCTGGTCACGGCCAATGCCGCCATCGCGCACGCCGCCTGGCGCGGCGGCGCCGAGGTCACGGCCGAGGACGTACGCGAGGCGGCTCGCCTCTCGCTGCCGCACCGCCGCCGCCGCGACCCGTTCGACGCGCCGGGCCTTGACGAGTCCCGCCTCGACGACCTCCTGGCGGAACACGGCGGCGACGACCCGGACGACCCGGACGGAGGGCCGAGCGGTTCCGGCGGTCCGGGCGATTCGGGCGGTTCGGGTGGTTCGGACGGTCCGGTGAACTCAGGGGACGGTCCCGAGACCGGCTCCGCGGAAAGTCCCGCGCGTGATGGTTCCGGTGCGGGTGGCCCGCACGGGGGCGCGGACGGCGATGGCGTGGACGGCGGTGGTTCGCACAACGGCGGTTCGCGCGACGGTGATTCCGGGACCGGTGCCTCCGATGTCCCGGATGCCTCCGACGGGATCGGCGCCTCGCCGGACCGTCCCTCCGCCGAGCGGGTGATCGCCGCCGCCGAACCGTACCGGGTGCGCCCCTTCCAGGTGCCGGGCCTGGGTGACGGCGCCTCCGGACGGCGGTCGCGGGCCCGCACTTCCAACGGGCGGACCACCGGATCGCGGGTTCCCGCCGGGCGGCTCCAGCGGCCGCACCTGTCGGCGACGCTCCGCGCCGCCGCGCCGTACCAGCGTGAGCGCGGACGCACCGGCCCCGGCCTGCTGGTCCGTGACACCGACCTGCGCGAGGCCGTCCGCGAGGGCAAGGAGGGCAACCTGGTGCTCTTCGTGGTGGACGCGAGCGGTTCCATGGCGGCCAGGCAGCGCATGCGCGAGGTCAAGGCGGCCGTGCTCAGCCTGCTGCTCGACGCCTACCAGCGGCGGGACAAGATCGGGCTGATCACCTTCAGGGGATCCACGGCGGATCTGGTGCTGCCCCCGACCTCCTCGGTCGAGGTCGGCGCGGCGCGGCTGCGGGAGCTGCCGACCGGCGGCCGTACCCCGCTGGCCGCCGGGCTGCGCCGGGCCGCCGAGGTGCTCAGGGTGGAGCGGCTACGCGACCCCACCAGGAGGCCGCTGCTCGTGGTGGTCACCGACGGCCGGGCCACCTCGGGGTCCGACCTGGCGGCCACCGCCGCGCTGCTCGCCGGTACGGCGGGTGTCGTGGTCGACTGCGAGAGCGGTCCGGTACGGCTCGGCCTGGCCCTCGACCTCGCGGCCAGGCTGGGCGCGCCCGCCGTGAGGCTCGACGCGCTGGCGGCGGGCGGCGGGCTCGGCGGGCTCGTCCGTGACCACCGGACCGACTACAGGAAGGCGGGCTGAGATGCCGCAGGGCAAGCCGGAGACGGTGCCCGAGGACGGGCTCACCACGCGTCAGCGCCGCAACCGGCCGCTGCTGATCGTGCACACCGGGCCCGGTAAGGGGAAGTCCACCGCGGCCTTCGGGATGGCGCTGCGCGCCTGGAACCAGGGCTGGCCGGTCGGGGTGTTCCAGTTCGTCAAGTCGGCCAAGTGGCGCATCGGTGAGGAGCGGGCGCTCGTGGTGCTCGGCGAGTCCGCCGAGGGCGGCACCGTGACCTGGCACAAGATGGGCGAGGGCTGGTCGTGGATCCAGCGGCCGGGCAGCGAGGAGGACCACGCCGCCGACGCCCGCGAGGGCTGGGAGCAGATCAGGCGCGACCTGGCCGCGGAGACCTACCGCTTCTACGTACTCGACGAGTTCACCTACCCGCTGAAATGGGGCTGGCTGGACGTGGACGACGTGGTCGCCACCCTGGTCGCGCGGCCGGGCAACCAGCACGTTGTGATCACCGGCAGGGACGCCGACCCGAGACTGGTCGAGGTCGCCGACCTGGTGACCGAGATGGGGAAGGTCAGGCACCCGATGGACGCCGGGCAGAAAGGCCAGAAGGGCATCGAATGGTAGTGCCGCGACTGGTGATCGCCGCGCCGTCCTCGGGCAGCGGGAAGACCACCGTCGCGACCGGCCTGATGGCGGCACTGCGCACGCGGGGCCTGCGTGTCTCACCGCACAAGGTGGGACCCGACTACATCGACCCCGGCTACCACGCGCTCGCCACCGGGCGCCCCGGCCGCAACCTCGACCCCTGGCTGACCGGTGAGGACCGGGTCGCGCCGCTCTTCCTGCACGGCGCGCGGGACGCCGACATCGCCGTGGTCGAGGGGGTGATGGGCCTGTACGACGGCGCCGGGAGCGAGGACTTCGCCTCCACCGCGCACGTGGCCCGGCTGATCGGTGCGCCGGTGGTCCTCGTGGTGGACGCCGCGCGGCAGGGCAGGTCCGTGGCCGCGCTCGTGCAGGGCTTCGCCTCCTTCGACACCCGGGTACGGCTGGCCGGGGTGATCCTCAACCGGGTCGGCTCGCGGCGGCACGAGGAGATCTGCCGCGCCGCGCTGGACGAGAGCGGCATCTCCGTACTGGGCGTGATCCCGCGCGTGGACGGCGTGGCCACCCCTTCACGCCATCTCGGGCTGATCCCGGTGGCCGAGCGCAGCGGGGACGCGGTGGCGGCGGTGGAGCGGATGGGCGCTCTGGTCGCCGACTCCTGCGACCTCGAAGAACTGGTGGCCCTGGCGCGCTCGGCGCCGCCGCTGCCCGCGGATCCCTGGACCCCGGCCTTCGCCGGGGCCGCGCCCCCCTACGGCAGGCGGCCGGTCGTGGCCGTGGCGGGCGGGGCGGCGTTCACCTTCGGGTACGCCGAGCAGGTCGAGCTGCTCGCGGCGGCGGGGGCCGAGGTGGTGACCTTTGACCCGCTCAGGGACGAGCGCCTACCGGAGAACGCCGGTGCCGTCGTCATCGGCGGTGGCTTTCCCGAGATGTACGCGGCGGAGCTGTCCGCCAACGAGCCGCTCCGCCACCGGGTGGCGGCCTTCGACGGCCCGATCGTCGCCGAGTGCGCCGGGCTGCTCTACCTGGCGCGCGAGCTCGACGGCCATCCCATGTGCGGAAGGCTCGACATCACCGCGACGATGACCGGCCGGCTCACGCTGGGCTACCGCGACGCCGTGGCGACCGCCAAGTCCGTGCTCACCCGAGAGGGCGAGCGTTACCGGGGCCACGAGTTCCACCGCACGGCCACCGATCCCGGACACGCGACGCCACCGCTGTTCCGCTGGAAGGGCGCGGCCGACGGCTTCGCCGAGCCCCTTCTGGCCGCGTCCTACCTGCACCTGCACTGGGCCGGCAGCCCTGAGCTGGCTGAACGCCTGGTCGCGGCCATCGGTTGAACCCGCTCCTCGCGGGCTGGGCGGAGGCGTATGTTCGCGCCGGTCCGGCAGCCCCGAGTCGGGCGGAGGCGTACGTCCGCGCCGGTCCGGCAGCCCCGAGTCCGGCGGCCGTCGGCTGAGCCGTCCTGCCCTCGGGGGCGGCGTGGAAAGCGGGTCAGCGGTCCTCCAGGTCGCCCTCGACGGTGAGGTACGCCTCCCGTAGGGCCGTCATGATCTCGGGGTCGGGGTGCTTCCACATCTTCCTGTCGGCCGCCTCAAGCAGCCGTTCGGCGATGCCGTGCAGCGCCCACGGGTTCGACGCGGCCATGAACGCCCGGTTCTCCGGGTCCAGGACGTAGGCGGCGGCCAGCCTGTCGTACATCCAGTCGGCCATCACGCCCGTTGTGGCGTCGTAGCCGAACAGGTAGTCCACGGTGGCGGCCAGCTCGAACGCGCCCTTGTAGCCGTGCCTGCGCATCGCCGCCAGCCAGTTGGGATTGACCACCCTGGCCCGGAAGATCCGCGCGGTCTCCTCGTGCAGGGTCCTGGTCCGCACCGCGTCCGGGCGGGTGCTGTCGCCCACGTACGCGGCGGGTGCCCGGCCGGTGAGCGCCCGCACGGTGGCGATCATCCCGCCGTGGTACTGGAAGTAGTCGTCGGAGTCGGCGATGTCGTGCTCGCGTGTGTCGACGTTCTTCGCGGCCACCGCGATCCGCCGGTAGGCGCTCTCCATGTCCTGCCGCGCCGGTGTCCCGTCGAGGTCGCGGCCGTAGGCGAAGCCGCCCCAGACCGCGTACACCTCGGCCAGGTCGGCGTCGTCGCGCCAGTTTCCGCTCTCCATCAGCGGCAGCAGGCCCGCGCCGTAGGCGCCAGGACGGGAGCCGAAGATCCGCAGGGTGGCCCGCCGCTCGTCGCCGTGCGCGGCCAGGTCGGCTTCGGCGTGCGCCCGCACGTAGTTCTCCTCGGCGGCCTCCGCAAGGCCCGCGACCAGCCGTACGGCGTCGTCCAGCATGGTGACGACGTGCGGGAAGGCGTCCCTGAAGAACCCGCTGATCCGTACGGTCACGTCGACGCGGGGCCGGCCGAGCTCGGTGAGCGGGACCGGTTCGAGGCCGCTGACCCGGCGGGACGCCTCGTCCCACACCGGCCGCACGCCGAGCAGCGCGAGCACCTCCGCCACGTCGTCGCCCGCCGTGCGCATGGCGCTGGTGCCCCAGACCGACAGCCCGACGCTGCGCGGCCACTCACCGGTGTCGGAGCGGTACCGCTCCAGCAGGGAGTCGGCCATGGCCTGCCCGGTCTCCCACGCCAGCCTGCTGGGCACCGCCCGGGGATCGACGGAGTAGAAGTTCCGCCCGGTCGGCAGCACGTTGATCAGCCCGCGCAGCGGCGACCCGCTCGGCCCGGCGGGGACGTAACCGCCGTCGAGCGCGTGCAGCACCGCGCCGATCTCGTCCGTGGTCCTGGCGAGCCGGGGCACGATCTCCTCGGCTGCGAACCCGAGCACCTTCTCCACGGCGGCCAGGACTCCGGGGGCGCGGTCATTGGCGGCCAGGACTCCGGGGGCGCGGTCATTGGCGGCCAGGACTCCGGAGTCGTGGTCACTCCTGCCGGCGAGGACGGACGCGGTGACGGGGGAGACGGCGAACGGGTCCCAGCCGCGCTCCTCCATGCCCTCGACGAGGGCGCGGGCCAGCGACTCGGCCTCGTCCACGCTCACCCTCGCGGCGCCGCCGTCCTCGGCCAGGCCGAGGGCCTCACGAAGGCCGGGGAGTGCCTCCTGACCGGCCCAGATCTGGCGGGCGCGGAGCATGGCCAGCACGAGGTCGACGCGGGCCTTCCCCTCGGGGGCGCTGCCGAGCACGTGCAGGCCGTCGCGGATCTGGACGTCCTTGACCTCGCAGAGCCACCCGTCGACGTGCAGCAGGAAGTCGTCGAACCCGCTGTCCTGCGGCCGGTCGTCGACGCCCAGGTCGTGGTCGAGCCTGGCGGCCTGGATCAGCGTCCAGATCTGCGCCCGGATGGCCGGCAGCTTGGCCGGGTCCATGGCCGCGATCGAGGCGTGCTCGTCCAGCAGCTGCTCCAGCCGGGCGATGTCGCCGTAGGTCTCCGCGCGGGCCATCGGCGGCACCAGATGATCGACCAGTAC
This window contains:
- a CDS encoding magnesium chelatase subunit D family protein; this encodes MIGAYPFSAVVGLDDLKLALTLNAVSPRVGGVLVRGEKGTAKSTIVRALAAQLPAVKVIAGCRFSCDPAEPDPACPDGPHGAGESGQERPAALVELPVGASEDRLVGALDIERALTEGVRAFEPGLLAAAHRGVLYVDEVNLLHDHLVDLLLDAAALGTCFVERESVSVRHAARFLLVGTMNPEEGELRPQLLDRFGLTVEVRASRNPDERAEVVRRRLAFDADPAGFAAGWAGQEADLARRIAEARERVPKVVLPDARLRQIAAVCAAFEVDGLRADLVTANAAIAHAAWRGGAEVTAEDVREAARLSLPHRRRRDPFDAPGLDESRLDDLLAEHGGDDPDDPDGGPSGSGGPGDSGGSGGSDGPVNSGDGPETGSAESPARDGSGAGGPHGGADGDGVDGGGSHNGGSRDGDSGTGASDVPDASDGIGASPDRPSAERVIAAAEPYRVRPFQVPGLGDGASGRRSRARTSNGRTTGSRVPAGRLQRPHLSATLRAAAPYQRERGRTGPGLLVRDTDLREAVREGKEGNLVLFVVDASGSMAARQRMREVKAAVLSLLLDAYQRRDKIGLITFRGSTADLVLPPTSSVEVGAARLRELPTGGRTPLAAGLRRAAEVLRVERLRDPTRRPLLVVVTDGRATSGSDLAATAALLAGTAGVVVDCESGPVRLGLALDLAARLGAPAVRLDALAAGGGLGGLVRDHRTDYRKAG
- the cobO gene encoding cob(I)yrinic acid a,c-diamide adenosyltransferase — encoded protein: MPQGKPETVPEDGLTTRQRRNRPLLIVHTGPGKGKSTAAFGMALRAWNQGWPVGVFQFVKSAKWRIGEERALVVLGESAEGGTVTWHKMGEGWSWIQRPGSEEDHAADAREGWEQIRRDLAAETYRFYVLDEFTYPLKWGWLDVDDVVATLVARPGNQHVVITGRDADPRLVEVADLVTEMGKVRHPMDAGQKGQKGIEW
- a CDS encoding cobyrinate a,c-diamide synthase; the protein is MVVPRLVIAAPSSGSGKTTVATGLMAALRTRGLRVSPHKVGPDYIDPGYHALATGRPGRNLDPWLTGEDRVAPLFLHGARDADIAVVEGVMGLYDGAGSEDFASTAHVARLIGAPVVLVVDAARQGRSVAALVQGFASFDTRVRLAGVILNRVGSRRHEEICRAALDESGISVLGVIPRVDGVATPSRHLGLIPVAERSGDAVAAVERMGALVADSCDLEELVALARSAPPLPADPWTPAFAGAAPPYGRRPVVAVAGGAAFTFGYAEQVELLAAAGAEVVTFDPLRDERLPENAGAVVIGGGFPEMYAAELSANEPLRHRVAAFDGPIVAECAGLLYLARELDGHPMCGRLDITATMTGRLTLGYRDAVATAKSVLTREGERYRGHEFHRTATDPGHATPPLFRWKGAADGFAEPLLAASYLHLHWAGSPELAERLVAAIG
- the cobN gene encoding cobaltochelatase subunit CobN, producing the protein MPSAPPCVLLLSTSDTDLLSARASGADYRLGNPARLSAEDLPALTEGTDLVVVRLLGGRRAWEDGLDALLAGQRPVVILGGEQAPDAELMELSTVPGGVCAEAHAYLAHGGPANLAQLHAFLSDTVLLTGYGFAPPVPTPSWGPLERVARRTEGPVIGVLYYRAHHVAGNTAFVEALCLAIEDAGGQALPVYCGSLRTAEPGLFDTLRAADTLVVTVLAAGGTRPATASAGGDDSAWDVGALAELDVPILQGLCLTTGRDAWRENDDGLSPLDAASQVAIPEFDGRIITVPFSFKEVDNEGLTVYVADPERASRVAGIAVRHGLLRHVRAPERRIAVMLSAYPTKHARIGNAVGLDTPASVVRLLTAMAEAGYDLGDGFPGVAEQDGDALIHALIAAGGQDQNWLTEEQLAANPVRIPAARYRAWFETLPEDLRRDIEAHWGPPPGELFVDRSRDPDGEIVLAALRAGNLVVMVQPPRGFGENPVAIYHDPDLPPSHHYLAAYRWLADDFGAHAIVHVGKHGNLEWLPGKSTGMSASCGPDAALGDLPLVYPFLVNDPGEGTQAKRRAHAVLVDHLVPPMARAETYGDIARLEQLLDEHASIAAMDPAKLPAIRAQIWTLIQAARLDHDLGVDDRPQDSGFDDFLLHVDGWLCEVKDVQIRDGLHVLGSAPEGKARVDLVLAMLRARQIWAGQEALPGLREALGLAEDGGAARVSVDEAESLARALVEGMEERGWDPFAVSPVTASVLAGRSDHDSGVLAANDRAPGVLAANDRAPGVLAAVEKVLGFAAEEIVPRLARTTDEIGAVLHALDGGYVPAGPSGSPLRGLINVLPTGRNFYSVDPRAVPSRLAWETGQAMADSLLERYRSDTGEWPRSVGLSVWGTSAMRTAGDDVAEVLALLGVRPVWDEASRRVSGLEPVPLTELGRPRVDVTVRISGFFRDAFPHVVTMLDDAVRLVAGLAEAAEENYVRAHAEADLAAHGDERRATLRIFGSRPGAYGAGLLPLMESGNWRDDADLAEVYAVWGGFAYGRDLDGTPARQDMESAYRRIAVAAKNVDTREHDIADSDDYFQYHGGMIATVRALTGRAPAAYVGDSTRPDAVRTRTLHEETARIFRARVVNPNWLAAMRRHGYKGAFELAATVDYLFGYDATTGVMADWMYDRLAAAYVLDPENRAFMAASNPWALHGIAERLLEAADRKMWKHPDPEIMTALREAYLTVEGDLEDR